The Stratiformator vulcanicus genome has a segment encoding these proteins:
- a CDS encoding pilus assembly FimT family protein yields MRSIQHTIRRSDGSRPRAKFPAAQRRARFSLPLISRLSPLASDRSGFTLIELLVVTVIVMILMTATFTVVSSTIDGDRVRGGARQLQSMLAGGRDRAIFSSKRSAEPRPMGVRFIKDENGDYCRSMVFVGVLGAFTEGRIQVDTGDNRTLGWSADWESLYDRGLLVNGTRLAVIDPVSDVEHWSTVVLNVSGPPSASTDLTGVALTRDYAGNTATNYEYKLLLAPEILQNEEPRLLPSGVVIDLASMYVMGSLPDSWRTIVSDGGDGSASRTARRNDTIAYSDKMDVLFSPRGTVYGSLSAEGLITFVLADLQDVALGFTVDEQVIDRTTGDPVVTTNANAIERTGDEILMTLATQTGAAFSSPIDVTITGSPPLRTDPFFFAETGEVAK; encoded by the coding sequence ATGAGAAGCATTCAGCACACAATACGACGCAGCGACGGCAGTCGGCCGCGGGCCAAGTTCCCGGCCGCTCAACGTCGCGCCCGCTTCTCCCTTCCTCTAATCTCTAGACTCTCGCCACTCGCCTCTGACCGCAGCGGCTTCACCCTGATCGAACTGCTCGTCGTCACGGTGATCGTGATGATCCTGATGACGGCCACCTTCACGGTCGTCAGTTCCACGATCGACGGCGACCGCGTCCGCGGCGGCGCACGGCAATTGCAAAGCATGCTCGCCGGCGGCCGCGACCGCGCGATCTTCTCCAGTAAACGCAGCGCCGAACCCCGTCCGATGGGCGTGCGGTTTATTAAAGACGAAAACGGCGACTACTGCCGCAGCATGGTGTTCGTGGGGGTCCTCGGGGCATTTACGGAGGGGCGGATTCAAGTTGACACCGGCGACAATCGAACGTTGGGCTGGAGCGCGGATTGGGAATCGCTTTACGATCGCGGGTTACTTGTCAACGGGACCCGATTGGCCGTCATTGATCCCGTCAGCGATGTCGAGCACTGGTCGACCGTCGTCCTTAACGTGAGCGGACCGCCCAGTGCCAGCACCGATCTGACTGGAGTGGCGTTGACGCGAGATTACGCCGGCAACACGGCAACTAACTACGAATACAAACTCCTGCTGGCCCCGGAGATCCTTCAGAACGAAGAGCCTCGGTTGCTGCCTTCGGGCGTCGTGATTGACCTGGCGAGCATGTACGTCATGGGTTCGCTGCCCGATAGCTGGCGAACGATCGTCAGCGACGGCGGCGACGGCAGCGCGAGCCGAACGGCTCGGCGTAATGATACGATCGCGTATTCTGACAAGATGGACGTGCTGTTTTCCCCACGCGGCACGGTCTACGGCAGCCTTTCGGCGGAGGGTTTAATCACCTTCGTTTTAGCGGACCTGCAAGATGTCGCGCTCGGCTTCACGGTCGATGAGCAAGTGATTGACCGGACCACCGGCGACCCTGTCGTCACCACGAATGCGAACGCGATCGAGCGCACCGGCGACGAAATCTTAATGACGCTGGCGACACAAACCGGGGCGGCTTTCAGCTCGCCGATCGATGTCACGATCACGGGCAGCCCGCCGCTGCGGACCGACCCGTTCTTCTTCGCGGAGACGGGAGAGGTCGCGAAATAG
- a CDS encoding PulJ/GspJ family protein: MLRSANKYQSPQKAGHSARRGFTLVEALVSVALVMLMMVMFSQVFGIVGTTIQTQKGIAENDQRARLLVNLLQGDLQRRTYRDVVPFWPGQNTSSFSDMELRRGYFSISENESNNPLDDVLALTIETTGDDVIFGKTAELADMASGGDALDQPEFDDGVSTVNGVGVSTAAEVVYFLRGKNLYRSVLLIRDPYVDGASGTQGQPKQDGGGGNYFSDVDSSSAFSYSTDPLAYPAGPNQPDTANGYSGVFWRDFDYAAFYDTSTNVTKFHSVDFSLSNDIGGGGGGVVSLSTSPPIDVPTSLGLPHLRYGSSLAVLSGAPREYLDNATNSGPFLGRFLKRETADDTFRYPGETTSATTNPYRRNDLTDSDNDGVIDLYDDFVGRRNVELLLTDVLEFDVKVFDDGLTLPAFVDLGNGGGGFYGTPFNPTADSTYGNTTNLDSGSGSTGDFQDDSRRRYDTWHPALNENTSTGLGDPINGIGVPAYAPYNGGDRYSQPNFGLGDGNEEALKAIQIRVVFKDPSSEQIKQVTITQSLVD; this comes from the coding sequence GTGTTGCGTTCCGCCAACAAATATCAATCGCCGCAAAAAGCCGGGCACTCCGCTCGCCGCGGCTTCACGCTCGTCGAGGCGCTCGTCTCGGTCGCGCTCGTGATGCTGATGATGGTGATGTTCTCGCAGGTGTTCGGCATCGTGGGCACCACGATCCAAACGCAGAAGGGGATCGCCGAGAACGACCAGCGAGCACGACTGCTGGTGAATCTGCTGCAGGGTGATCTGCAACGGCGAACGTATCGCGATGTCGTTCCGTTCTGGCCGGGTCAGAACACCAGTTCATTTTCGGATATGGAGCTTCGCAGGGGCTATTTTTCGATCTCTGAGAATGAGTCGAACAATCCGCTCGACGATGTTCTCGCACTCACGATTGAAACGACCGGCGATGATGTCATTTTCGGTAAGACGGCCGAATTAGCCGACATGGCATCCGGTGGAGATGCGTTGGATCAGCCGGAGTTTGATGACGGCGTTTCCACGGTGAACGGCGTTGGCGTCTCGACGGCGGCCGAAGTTGTTTATTTCTTGCGTGGCAAAAATTTATATCGCTCCGTTCTGCTGATTCGCGATCCATACGTTGATGGTGCTTCGGGCACGCAGGGACAGCCGAAACAGGATGGGGGTGGCGGCAACTATTTCAGCGATGTCGATAGCAGCAGTGCCTTCAGCTACTCGACTGATCCGCTGGCTTACCCGGCGGGGCCCAATCAACCCGATACCGCCAACGGTTATTCGGGCGTGTTCTGGCGGGACTTCGATTACGCGGCGTTTTATGACACATCCACAAATGTGACTAAGTTTCACAGCGTCGACTTTTCGTTGAGCAACGATATCGGCGGCGGGGGTGGGGGCGTCGTCAGTCTCAGCACGTCACCGCCGATTGATGTCCCGACGAGTTTGGGATTGCCTCACTTGCGATACGGCTCGTCACTTGCGGTTCTATCAGGCGCGCCGCGGGAATATCTCGACAACGCCACCAACAGCGGACCGTTTCTTGGACGGTTTCTAAAACGGGAAACGGCTGACGACACATTTCGATATCCCGGCGAGACCACGAGCGCCACGACGAACCCCTATCGACGAAACGATCTCACCGATTCCGATAACGACGGAGTAATCGACCTCTATGATGATTTTGTCGGTCGACGCAATGTCGAACTGTTGCTCACCGATGTCTTGGAGTTCGACGTCAAAGTGTTCGATGACGGGCTGACGCTGCCCGCTTTCGTCGATCTTGGAAATGGCGGCGGCGGCTTCTATGGCACGCCGTTTAATCCGACCGCAGATTCAACCTATGGAAATACGACCAACCTCGATTCTGGAAGCGGTTCGACCGGCGATTTTCAAGATGATTCGCGACGGCGGTACGATACTTGGCATCCGGCGTTGAATGAGAATACCTCGACTGGTCTTGGCGATCCGATTAACGGTATTGGAGTGCCCGCATATGCACCATACAACGGTGGCGATCGCTATTCGCAACCCAACTTCGGCTTGGGTGACGGCAACGAAGAGGCCCTCAAAGCCATCCAAATTCGCGTCGTCTTCAAAGACCCGTCAAGCGAGCAAATTAAGCAGGTGACGATTACACAGTCGCTGGTGGATTGA
- a CDS encoding DUF1559 family PulG-like putative transporter, with amino-acid sequence MRNFRQRQARKGFTLIELLVVISIIAVLVSLIAPAVQSARRAARRLECLNNVKNLALAVANVTSTNGGKIPYAVATDFSQTGAGGSVDASWCRQVLTALDEPGLDRQIAANEAAGGAGTGATAASLTTPTSAEVSDFDLFSADTDVEPADADVTALYADNLDVFVKVFACPEDLNNFNQDRGSSYVMNIGYINFDGAMAADSNWPVSDAHGNMAQHRPDGESYVWGITGTPDAQVSIRSGASHFEPISPSGRVRQNLDSIGLGDGISQTLLLTENDDSRADWLMGPAIELVFGAAVDVSAEGFPNNVTSGSYTARDIDLPNRSADASGTDVIRVPRPSSNHSGTCNVAFVDGRASNLSNTIGREVYLKLLSSGGSLYGQTPLDASEF; translated from the coding sequence ATGCGCAACTTCCGTCAAAGACAGGCCCGCAAGGGATTTACGCTGATTGAGCTACTGGTGGTGATTTCGATCATCGCCGTGCTCGTGTCACTGATCGCACCCGCGGTCCAAAGCGCCCGCCGGGCCGCTCGCCGACTGGAGTGTTTGAACAACGTGAAGAACCTCGCCTTGGCCGTCGCAAACGTGACCTCGACCAATGGTGGGAAGATTCCGTATGCGGTCGCCACTGATTTTTCACAAACCGGTGCAGGCGGCTCGGTCGATGCTTCTTGGTGTCGCCAAGTCCTCACGGCGTTGGATGAGCCAGGCTTGGATCGACAGATCGCTGCGAACGAAGCGGCGGGTGGGGCTGGTACCGGGGCGACGGCAGCTAGTTTGACTACTCCCACTTCTGCGGAAGTTAGTGATTTTGATCTGTTCAGCGCTGACACTGATGTCGAGCCGGCAGATGCAGATGTCACGGCTCTTTACGCAGATAATTTGGATGTCTTCGTCAAAGTCTTTGCCTGCCCTGAGGACTTGAACAACTTTAATCAAGACCGTGGGTCCAGCTATGTGATGAACATCGGATACATCAATTTCGATGGCGCTATGGCTGCCGATTCAAATTGGCCGGTGAGCGATGCACACGGCAACATGGCCCAGCACCGGCCGGATGGTGAGTCCTATGTGTGGGGAATTACCGGAACCCCGGATGCTCAGGTCTCTATTCGGTCGGGAGCGTCCCATTTCGAACCGATTTCACCATCGGGCCGCGTTCGTCAGAATCTTGACTCGATTGGTCTCGGCGATGGTATCAGTCAGACGCTCTTGCTGACGGAAAATGACGACTCACGGGCAGACTGGCTCATGGGACCGGCGATTGAATTGGTGTTTGGCGCGGCAGTTGATGTCAGTGCCGAGGGATTCCCCAATAACGTGACCTCCGGCTCTTACACCGCGCGTGACATCGATCTTCCGAACCGTTCAGCCGATGCGTCGGGAACTGATGTGATTCGAGTACCGCGACCGTCGTCCAACCATAGCGGTACCTGCAATGTCGCATTCGTCGATGGTCGTGCGTCGAATCTCTCGAACACGATTGGTCGCGAAGTCTACCTCAAGCTGCTTTCCAGCGGTGGATCGCTCTACGGTCAGACCCCGCTTGACGCGAGTGAGTTCTAG
- the rpsT gene encoding 30S ribosomal protein S20, producing the protein MPNSTSAKQALRKSKKRRIANRAKRSALRSTLKKARAAAETGQASEEISAAYKSLDKAAAKNLIHKNTAARLKSRLVAAAKKAAAGE; encoded by the coding sequence ATGCCGAATTCCACCAGCGCTAAACAGGCCCTTCGCAAGAGCAAGAAACGCCGCATCGCCAACCGAGCGAAGCGCTCGGCCCTGCGGTCGACGCTGAAGAAGGCCCGCGCCGCGGCTGAAACCGGCCAGGCGAGCGAAGAGATCAGCGCCGCCTACAAGTCACTCGACAAAGCGGCCGCGAAGAACCTGATCCACAAGAACACAGCCGCCCGGCTAAAGAGCCGACTCGTCGCCGCCGCAAAGAAAGCCGCCGCAGGCGAGTAA
- a CDS encoding purine-nucleoside phosphorylase, which yields MDGLRQQIEEAVGFLRKSYSETPRIGMILGTGLGDLAEQIETVAEVPYADIPHFPTSTVESHRGQLACGTLGGVPVVAMEGRFHYYEGYSLSEVTFPVRVMQALGAEILIVTNAAGGMNPLYELADIVLVEDHINLMPDNPLRGVNDDSLGPRFPDMSEPYDYELLSKAVTTARRTGTPFQKGVFVAVPGPNLETRAEYRMLRNMGADLVGMSTVPEVIVAAHAGMKVLTCSVITDICLPDALEPVAIEKILEVAAEGGQRLSHLLAELIPTL from the coding sequence ATGGACGGTCTCCGTCAGCAGATCGAGGAGGCCGTTGGCTTTCTTCGCAAGTCGTACTCAGAGACGCCCCGCATCGGGATGATTCTCGGAACCGGGCTCGGTGATCTCGCAGAGCAGATCGAGACGGTCGCCGAAGTGCCGTATGCGGACATCCCTCACTTCCCGACCTCGACGGTCGAGTCACACCGCGGCCAACTGGCCTGTGGGACGCTCGGCGGGGTCCCGGTCGTCGCGATGGAGGGCCGGTTCCATTACTACGAAGGCTACTCGCTCAGCGAAGTCACCTTTCCGGTTCGCGTCATGCAGGCGCTCGGCGCCGAGATATTGATCGTCACCAATGCCGCCGGCGGGATGAATCCGCTCTACGAACTCGCCGACATCGTGCTCGTCGAGGATCACATCAACCTGATGCCCGACAACCCGCTTCGTGGCGTCAACGACGACAGCCTCGGGCCGCGGTTCCCCGATATGAGCGAGCCGTATGATTACGAACTGCTTTCCAAAGCAGTCACGACGGCCCGCCGGACCGGGACCCCCTTTCAAAAAGGGGTCTTCGTCGCCGTGCCCGGCCCGAATCTCGAAACGCGGGCCGAATATCGAATGCTGCGGAATATGGGGGCGGATCTCGTCGGGATGTCGACCGTCCCCGAAGTGATCGTCGCCGCCCATGCCGGTATGAAAGTGTTGACCTGCTCGGTTATTACCGACATCTGCCTGCCCGATGCCTTGGAGCCGGTGGCGATCGAGAAGATCCTCGAAGTCGCCGCGGAGGGCGGCCAACGGCTGTCACACCTGCTCGCCGAACTGATCCCCACACTCTGA
- a CDS encoding serine hydrolase domain-containing protein, giving the protein MHHRIRIALTACVASVSIAAISVADSGSAVRTEAEASIEAVLSDAIAEGEAVGMVALVADGADVIHLSSAGRAGISAEEPLATDALFAIASMTKPIASTAVMMLVDEGRLSLDDPVSDYIPEFGKMRLKDGSTPDNVMTVRHLLTHTSGLGGDQRTEETLEKTAQVIAQRPLLFEPGTKWNYSPGITVAGRIVEIVAEQPFENFLKDRLFVPLQMKDATFFPTQAQRDRMAELYGRNASGELEPAEYWIWKEEPNRAANPSAGLVCSAADLHRFYAMILNGGEWDGRRYLSEKSVALMTSLRTGEITTGFTPGCGWGLGWCVIREPQGVTRSLSVGSYGHGGALGTHGTVDPQRGRIYILLMQRKSMPVDSADLRGEFLDAAAALR; this is encoded by the coding sequence ATGCATCATCGAATCAGAATTGCTCTGACGGCCTGCGTCGCCTCGGTCAGTATCGCGGCGATCTCAGTCGCGGACTCAGGCTCTGCGGTCAGAACGGAAGCCGAAGCTTCGATCGAAGCCGTATTGAGTGATGCCATCGCAGAAGGCGAAGCCGTTGGGATGGTCGCTCTCGTCGCCGACGGCGCCGACGTGATCCACCTCTCTTCGGCCGGTCGAGCCGGAATTAGTGCGGAAGAGCCGCTGGCGACAGACGCTTTATTCGCGATCGCCTCAATGACGAAGCCGATCGCATCGACGGCCGTCATGATGCTCGTCGACGAAGGTCGGCTTTCGCTCGACGATCCAGTCTCCGACTACATTCCGGAATTCGGGAAGATGCGGCTCAAAGATGGATCAACGCCCGACAACGTCATGACGGTCCGCCACCTTCTAACGCACACCTCCGGGCTAGGGGGAGATCAGCGGACGGAAGAAACCTTGGAGAAGACTGCTCAAGTGATTGCGCAGCGGCCGCTGCTGTTCGAGCCCGGCACCAAATGGAATTACAGTCCCGGAATTACCGTCGCGGGTCGGATCGTTGAGATAGTCGCGGAGCAGCCGTTCGAAAATTTTCTTAAGGATCGCCTTTTCGTTCCGCTGCAAATGAAAGATGCCACGTTTTTTCCGACCCAAGCGCAGCGTGACCGGATGGCCGAGTTATATGGTCGAAACGCGTCCGGCGAACTGGAGCCGGCGGAGTATTGGATTTGGAAAGAAGAGCCGAATCGCGCGGCCAACCCTTCGGCCGGGCTCGTTTGCTCGGCTGCGGACTTGCATCGCTTCTATGCAATGATCTTAAACGGCGGCGAGTGGGACGGCCGCCGGTATCTGTCGGAGAAATCGGTGGCACTGATGACGTCGCTGAGGACCGGCGAGATCACAACCGGTTTCACCCCCGGTTGCGGTTGGGGACTGGGCTGGTGCGTCATCCGCGAGCCGCAGGGAGTCACGCGATCGCTTTCCGTCGGTTCGTACGGTCACGGCGGCGCACTGGGCACCCACGGAACCGTCGATCCGCAACGAGGCCGAATCTATATCTTGCTCATGCAGCGTAAGAGCATGCCGGTCGATAGCGCTGACTTGCGAGGAGAATTTCTCGATGCCGCGGCTGCACTGCGTTGA
- a CDS encoding DUF1592 domain-containing protein — MSTMTFKPFRIACNECGAKLSIKKPSLVGRKVACPKCESSLRIVAPKADAPPVRLEKPKQEAPKLRQRSRPQRSNDAAPAREVRAKQVSPSLPARSDRTKRRGSKGKSAANKRQSKGLFIGIAAAFGLLIAVGAAIGGVALFGGGGDASNQPLVADTSTQQPTAIDLDASDSAGTSTVSPSGSDGNQPTLTPATPPVTQVAAAPREPINSVPAGQFDNQVIPVSHQPDEVVDDSSPRRFVSQFCTDCHTGDDPDGSFSVAELLQAGSLSRRPSDWIPILERLESRDMPPADSGVSIPTLEQYTQQSEELHSLIAEASGNTGRWTRRLNRVEYVNTIRDLLHLPEYDVGDSFPDDLGIDGFKTIVEAQSLAPALLEKYLESAEEALAYAIVDEPEPDQFKYRYFPLHRGHTGKPDTIPDSPLHVKEYFLKIRKKKTPPKGSEPPEDVRLLSVGYRQAGPPKKAGGWSMVQEGKGPGNLFFVSPPSDDGTNRVKAPFTNELQYGRYRIRVKAQALAVDGKGNDLPKDKMLDGVALAFVHTGEVAHQVPIPLDAQPQWYEYEFPATFKKPSIGVGAISRAIGRKWNSPTVAPSVMITEVEVEGPLYDQWPPISHRAIFGQNDNTPADVVLRDFASRAFRRPATSEEVTTYVNLYQSQKDLGLSEKEALTAALQAILISPKFLFLVEESRPDKSLDNYELASRLSYFLWSTMPDDELIAAADRGELTSSNGLRTQVDRMLADPRSEALVENFAAQWLGYHRLQDLTPDPKLFPEWDKKLPVSMKQELQYLVRHVIENNEPVTTFLTADFAFIDQRLAIHYGIDGVEGQEFRKVSLDKVPERGGLATTAAVLALGSNPTRTSPIKRGVFIVEKLFNRPPPNPPANVPPLDEEAVTKDPTSVREQLAAHSTNPTCAACHRKIDYWGLPLESFDALGKKRDAGNLDLTADLPDGRVIDGPNGIRSELQRRERDFVQGLAEKLMMYGIGRTLSLNDRTRIEDIVNAAAADEYRFGTIVKEIVTSESFTKH; from the coding sequence ATGTCGACGATGACTTTCAAACCGTTTCGAATCGCGTGTAACGAGTGCGGTGCGAAACTCTCGATTAAGAAGCCGAGCCTTGTCGGTCGCAAGGTCGCGTGTCCGAAGTGCGAGTCGTCTTTGCGTATCGTTGCGCCAAAGGCCGACGCCCCTCCGGTCAGGCTAGAGAAGCCTAAGCAGGAAGCGCCGAAACTTCGGCAGCGCAGTCGACCGCAGCGAAGTAACGATGCCGCCCCGGCCCGAGAGGTTCGGGCGAAGCAAGTGTCGCCTTCGCTCCCGGCACGATCCGATCGGACCAAACGTCGTGGATCGAAGGGTAAGTCTGCGGCGAACAAAAGGCAGAGCAAAGGACTCTTCATTGGAATCGCTGCCGCGTTCGGTTTGCTGATTGCCGTCGGCGCGGCAATCGGAGGAGTCGCGCTGTTCGGCGGTGGTGGTGATGCTTCCAACCAGCCCCTTGTTGCCGACACGTCAACTCAGCAGCCGACAGCGATCGATCTCGATGCTTCGGACTCAGCCGGCACATCGACCGTTTCACCGAGCGGAAGCGATGGAAATCAGCCCACTTTAACACCGGCAACACCTCCAGTAACGCAGGTCGCCGCCGCTCCCCGCGAACCGATTAATTCTGTTCCGGCCGGTCAGTTCGACAATCAAGTCATTCCGGTTTCCCATCAGCCGGACGAGGTGGTCGACGACTCGAGCCCGCGGCGGTTCGTGTCGCAATTCTGCACCGATTGCCACACCGGTGATGATCCAGACGGCAGTTTCTCCGTCGCGGAATTACTTCAAGCCGGGTCGCTCTCACGGCGACCATCGGATTGGATTCCGATTCTCGAGCGGCTCGAATCGCGCGATATGCCGCCGGCCGATTCGGGCGTCTCGATTCCCACGTTGGAACAGTACACACAGCAAAGTGAGGAATTGCATTCACTTATCGCAGAGGCGAGCGGAAATACCGGTCGTTGGACACGGCGTTTAAATCGCGTGGAGTACGTCAATACGATTCGCGATCTATTGCATCTTCCGGAGTACGATGTCGGAGACTCCTTCCCGGACGACCTCGGTATCGATGGATTTAAGACGATTGTTGAAGCGCAATCTTTGGCACCGGCGCTGTTGGAAAAATACTTGGAATCGGCTGAAGAAGCGCTCGCCTACGCGATTGTCGATGAGCCGGAGCCGGACCAATTTAAGTACCGCTATTTCCCACTCCACCGCGGCCATACGGGAAAACCTGATACGATTCCAGACTCGCCGCTGCATGTGAAAGAGTATTTTCTTAAAATTCGAAAGAAGAAAACGCCCCCGAAAGGAAGCGAGCCGCCCGAAGATGTCAGGCTGCTGAGTGTGGGCTACCGTCAAGCGGGTCCTCCGAAGAAGGCCGGCGGCTGGTCTATGGTTCAAGAAGGCAAAGGGCCGGGCAACCTGTTCTTTGTCTCCCCGCCTTCGGACGACGGAACGAACCGGGTGAAGGCCCCCTTCACCAACGAATTGCAATACGGTCGTTATCGAATTCGCGTGAAAGCTCAAGCCCTGGCAGTGGATGGGAAAGGCAACGACCTGCCCAAAGACAAGATGCTCGACGGCGTGGCCCTCGCGTTTGTCCACACCGGCGAAGTCGCGCATCAAGTACCAATTCCACTCGATGCTCAACCGCAATGGTATGAGTATGAGTTTCCGGCAACTTTCAAGAAGCCGAGCATTGGGGTGGGAGCGATTTCTCGAGCGATCGGAAGGAAGTGGAATTCTCCGACCGTCGCGCCCAGCGTGATGATCACGGAGGTTGAAGTCGAAGGACCACTTTACGATCAATGGCCGCCGATCAGCCATCGCGCCATTTTCGGCCAGAACGACAACACTCCGGCCGACGTCGTACTGCGAGATTTTGCCTCGCGTGCGTTCCGTCGACCGGCGACTTCAGAGGAAGTCACGACCTACGTTAATCTCTACCAGTCTCAAAAAGATCTCGGGCTGAGTGAGAAAGAAGCGTTAACTGCCGCTTTGCAGGCAATTCTCATTTCCCCCAAGTTCTTATTTCTTGTTGAAGAGTCCCGACCCGACAAGTCACTGGACAACTACGAGCTCGCGTCGCGGCTCTCTTACTTCTTGTGGAGTACGATGCCGGATGACGAGCTGATTGCAGCCGCCGATCGGGGCGAATTAACGTCGAGTAATGGTCTGAGAACTCAGGTCGATCGAATGCTGGCCGATCCGAGGTCAGAAGCCCTCGTGGAGAATTTTGCCGCTCAGTGGCTCGGTTATCACCGTCTTCAGGATTTGACTCCCGATCCGAAACTCTTCCCCGAGTGGGATAAAAAACTACCGGTTTCGATGAAGCAGGAATTGCAGTACTTGGTTCGTCACGTCATTGAAAATAATGAGCCGGTAACGACCTTCCTGACTGCAGACTTCGCCTTCATTGATCAACGATTGGCAATTCATTACGGAATTGACGGCGTTGAAGGTCAGGAGTTCCGAAAGGTCAGCCTCGATAAGGTTCCCGAGCGCGGCGGACTGGCGACCACAGCGGCGGTACTTGCCTTGGGGTCGAACCCGACACGGACGTCCCCAATTAAACGGGGCGTATTCATCGTCGAAAAGCTCTTCAATCGACCACCGCCGAATCCACCGGCCAACGTGCCGCCGCTCGACGAGGAGGCCGTGACAAAGGACCCGACGAGTGTTCGCGAGCAACTTGCCGCCCACAGCACGAACCCGACGTGTGCGGCCTGTCATCGCAAAATCGATTACTGGGGCCTGCCTTTAGAATCGTTTGACGCGCTTGGCAAGAAGCGCGATGCGGGTAATCTCGATCTAACGGCGGACCTCCCCGACGGTCGAGTCATCGACGGGCCAAACGGCATCCGCAGCGAACTTCAAAGGCGCGAACGAGACTTCGTACAAGGTCTTGCCGAGAAATTGATGATGTACGGGATCGGACGCACGCTGTCGCTCAATGATCGCACTCGGATCGAAGATATCGTCAATGCGGCGGCAGCGGACGAATACCGCTTCGGAACCATCGTCAAAGAAATCGTGACATCCGAATCGTTCACGAAGCATTAG
- a CDS encoding DUF1552 domain-containing protein, which produces MPRQQLSRRTILRGAGAAVALPFLDAMLPRTASAQAASAGRPIRSIFLGTEGGVWTGKDGFFPYKTDQDVERAKQWGKNEILPGGFVADTGKDFKLTQTLEPLADHREQLLILSGLRHKHDSIGNSVVNAHGQDLGTLLTGTNISGTPGVSLRNGQSADQYMAERIGRRTRYSSLELAVGKSSYNTREASTQGLMGFLSYDAEGNALPVEANPEALFDRLFTGGSAEDRTKRELDRTRRASILDTVLDDLSGLDKAVSKKDRRKLDEYGNSIRELERRIEKQREWEEIPINLPSDAMKPSGYEGYATNAGDGSGRVEQMRLMLDILALAMQTDVTRIATLRLGGYFGTFKFLGFPENPHNGYAHNAWKDSGGAQAIDRLHVEQLAYLLDKLSGMTEADGSSVLDNSMIFYGAGLTNGARPTRGHDKSISHDPHGQVNTPVLIAGGAGGRLQTGRHVNFDDGTPLTNLFTTMMEVMDLPDQQFSDSTGTLNGLG; this is translated from the coding sequence ATGCCCCGCCAACAACTTTCCCGCCGAACGATTCTCCGTGGTGCCGGTGCCGCGGTGGCCCTGCCGTTTCTGGATGCCATGCTTCCGCGGACCGCCTCCGCGCAGGCAGCGTCGGCCGGTCGGCCGATCCGCAGCATCTTTCTCGGAACCGAGGGCGGCGTGTGGACCGGTAAGGATGGTTTCTTCCCTTATAAGACCGACCAAGATGTCGAGCGGGCTAAGCAGTGGGGCAAGAATGAAATTCTGCCCGGCGGTTTCGTTGCCGATACGGGGAAGGACTTCAAGCTGACTCAGACGCTCGAGCCGCTGGCCGATCACCGTGAGCAACTCTTAATCTTGAGCGGCTTGCGACATAAGCACGACAGCATCGGCAACAGCGTGGTCAACGCACACGGCCAGGATCTCGGAACACTCCTGACGGGAACGAACATCAGCGGCACGCCCGGGGTGTCGCTGCGAAACGGTCAGTCGGCTGATCAATACATGGCCGAACGGATCGGTCGACGAACTCGATATTCATCTCTCGAACTCGCGGTCGGCAAGAGTAGTTATAACACCCGTGAGGCCAGCACACAGGGCTTAATGGGCTTCCTCAGTTACGACGCCGAAGGAAATGCCCTGCCGGTCGAGGCCAACCCTGAAGCTTTATTCGACCGACTGTTCACCGGCGGTTCGGCCGAGGATCGCACGAAACGCGAGTTGGACCGAACTCGACGAGCCAGCATTCTCGATACCGTCTTGGATGATCTAAGTGGCCTTGATAAAGCGGTCTCGAAGAAAGACCGTCGCAAGCTCGATGAGTACGGAAATTCAATCCGTGAGCTGGAGCGGCGAATCGAGAAGCAACGCGAGTGGGAAGAGATTCCTATTAACTTGCCCTCCGACGCCATGAAGCCGAGCGGTTACGAGGGCTATGCGACGAACGCGGGTGACGGGTCGGGCCGCGTTGAGCAAATGCGTTTGATGCTCGACATTTTGGCACTCGCCATGCAGACCGATGTCACTCGAATCGCGACACTGCGACTGGGCGGCTACTTCGGCACGTTCAAGTTCCTCGGCTTTCCCGAGAACCCGCACAACGGCTACGCCCATAATGCTTGGAAAGATTCGGGCGGGGCGCAGGCGATTGATCGGCTGCACGTTGAGCAACTTGCCTACCTGCTCGATAAATTGTCCGGAATGACGGAGGCCGATGGCAGCAGCGTGCTGGATAACAGCATGATCTTCTACGGGGCCGGTTTGACGAACGGGGCCCGGCCGACTCGCGGGCATGACAAGAGCATTTCGCACGATCCGCATGGTCAGGTCAACACCCCGGTCTTGATTGCGGGTGGAGCTGGTGGGCGACTGCAAACCGGGCGGCACGTCAACTTCGACGACGGCACGCCGTTGACGAACCTGTTCACCACGATGATGGAGGTCATGGACCTCCCCGACCAGCAATTTTCGGACAGCACGGGCACCCTGAACGGTCTGGGCTGA